One genomic region from Candidatus Bathyarchaeia archaeon encodes:
- a CDS encoding signal peptidase I translates to MIFIVDAILWTTIIPSTLLIAKHSQINILKTDKTLIQIAAIIAVFQVFLSVFMAFFMGFGRNALVWTPRALALYFPFLLAPLLANEISRAYLAQTVGKNKPTAAILLIGLFYALLTPTIPQYQNLTSALAIAEFLIRTLIPTLATSLLATYFAYLGGFPANLAYMAVPALFTWFSPILPNIQWQTQSILTVTATTIGFLILDQTIKPLPTTAKERHQIRIRQTKKGKNQTVYWTAIALIAAIAVWSTTGLLGFTPTIIASGSMQPTLNPGDIAIVAATPAKAIRVGDIIQYRIAQNQEPIIHRVIEKYESGGTTWFVTQGDANNAPDDPINERQVAGKVIFTIPKLGWISIYIKEAAANTYTFLTATLPKALTEGGATLLANSIPITTTLTLTAYTYLLLTYHKTTKKEDENE, encoded by the coding sequence ATGATATTTATTGTAGACGCCATTTTATGGACAACCATAATCCCATCAACACTCCTAATCGCAAAACATTCCCAAATCAACATTCTGAAAACAGACAAAACCCTAATCCAAATAGCCGCAATAATCGCTGTTTTCCAAGTCTTCCTTTCCGTTTTTATGGCGTTTTTCATGGGCTTCGGCAGAAACGCCCTAGTTTGGACGCCAAGAGCACTAGCCCTATACTTCCCATTCCTGTTAGCGCCTCTCTTGGCAAACGAAATCTCAAGGGCTTACCTAGCCCAAACGGTAGGCAAAAACAAACCAACAGCCGCCATCCTCCTAATAGGCTTGTTCTATGCGCTTCTAACGCCAACAATCCCCCAATACCAAAACCTAACATCCGCCCTCGCCATAGCTGAATTCCTAATCCGCACACTCATCCCAACCCTAGCCACAAGCCTCCTAGCCACATACTTCGCTTACCTAGGCGGATTCCCAGCAAATTTGGCTTACATGGCTGTTCCAGCCCTCTTCACATGGTTCAGCCCCATACTCCCAAACATCCAATGGCAAACCCAATCAATACTAACGGTAACAGCCACAACAATAGGCTTCCTAATCCTAGACCAAACCATAAAACCCCTACCAACAACCGCCAAGGAACGCCACCAAATCCGCATCCGCCAAACAAAAAAGGGCAAAAACCAAACAGTATACTGGACAGCCATCGCCCTAATAGCCGCAATCGCCGTATGGTCAACAACAGGCTTACTGGGCTTCACACCAACAATAATCGCCAGCGGAAGCATGCAGCCCACGCTTAATCCAGGCGACATAGCCATAGTAGCCGCAACACCAGCAAAAGCCATCCGAGTAGGCGACATAATCCAATATAGAATAGCCCAAAACCAAGAACCAATCATCCACCGAGTCATAGAAAAATACGAGTCCGGCGGAACAACATGGTTCGTAACCCAAGGAGACGCCAACAACGCCCCAGACGACCCAATAAACGAACGCCAAGTCGCCGGCAAAGTAATCTTCACAATCCCAAAACTGGGCTGGATAAGCATATACATAAAAGAGGCTGCCGCCAACACCTACACATTCCTAACGGCTACACTGCCAAAAGCCCTAACAGAAGGCGGCGCCACACTGCTGGCAAACAGCATCCCCATAACCACAACCCTAACCCTAACCGCATACACTTACCTCTTACTCACATACCACAAAACAACAAAAAAGGAGGATGAAAATGAATAA